CTGGCTGAACCTGCAGGGAAATCCAGCGCAAAAGGCGGCGATTTTCAGCTTTACCCTGGACGGTGCGGCCCATGCCCATGACATTTCCACCGTCCTTGATAAACGGGGCGTGGCGGTGCGGGCCGGAACCCATTGTGCCATGCCCCTGATGGAACACATGGGACTGGGCGCGACCTGCCGCGCGTCATTTGGCATGTATAACACCACCGACGAGGTTGATGTGCTGATCGACGCGCTGGAACTTTGCCACGATCTCTTTGCATAACTTGCCCTTGCGAGGGGGCCGCCTATGGATTATCCGAAAGCCCTAGGCACCCATAGCTCAGCTGGATAGAGCGCTGCCCTCCGAAGGCAGAGGCCAGAGGTTCGAATCCTCTTGGGTGCGCCATATTTCCCGTCGAATTTGGATATCCAAGGGCGAGCGATGGCCCGTGGGGTGGCGTACTATCATTCATATTTGGCACTTTATGGCAGCCAATTGCGTTGGTCATGTCGGGCTGGTGCGCGACTGGCCAAAGCGCCAGCCCGTCGGGACGGGCCATCGCTCGCCCGGCGCCTGCGGCTTGATTCCGGGCGTAATCACTCCCGCAACACCTGCGCCTCGCGCACCGTGACCCCCATGCGCGCGCTCGGGCCGTAACCGGCGGGGTTGTCGGCCAGTTCGGGGAACAGCGCCAGAACTTCGGCGCGGGTCGTGTGATCCATCGCCGACAAGGCCTGTTGGCCGGGGTGGAAGCTTTCCGATGGGATGCCTTCGGCCATGACAATCTGGTGGCTGTCAAACATCAGGTGAATATAGGTCACCATATCGGCAGGGGCCGGGCGGATCGTGGTATCATTGACCAACCCCTTGGCGGGGGCCAGAACCTCGCCTGCGCCGCAGTGCAGTTCCACCTGCCAGCCCTCCAGCATCATCCGGTGCTGCGGTGAGACAGTCAGATCGCGGCTATTGCCCAGCGCCCCGGCGGCGATACGGATCGGCGTGAACGGGCCGTTTGCGGGCACTGTAACCTGGCCGATCCAGCGGATCGGTTGCAGGCCCGCGTCCAGCGTCCAGACCTGATCACCGATCTGCAACCCTTCGATCTGGCGGATGCCACCAGCGGCGATGATCCGCGTCGTCGGCGTGAAACAGGTGACCATCTCGATGCTGCGAAACGCCGTGGTTTCGCCGGTTTCCGTGCCGTCCGCGTTCAGGTAGACGATCGTGCCATTGCCGCCCTCGGGGCCGCCATTGCCCCAGTCAACGCGGAATCGCCCGCCTGTCATGCCAAGGGTATCCTGACCCGCGCCGCCGCTGATTTTGCCAACCTGCGCCCCGGCCGCGAGGGTAAGCGTATCGTCACCGCCGCCCAGACGCACCGCACCATCCACGCTGGCCCCGACCGCGATCTTGACGGTGTCGTCGCCACCGCCCGTGCGGATATCATCGCCCACGGTTGCGCGCCCCGTAAGCGTGACCGTATCGGCCCCGGCACCGGTGATGATATCCCGGGCGACGCCGGCCATATCGGACAGGGTCACGACGTCATTGCCCGCGCCTGTGCGGATATTACCTCCCACGCGGGCCGTGCCGGTCAGCGTGACCCTGTCGTCGCCGTCGCCTGTGCGAATGTCACCGTGGATATCGCCGCTGCTGGCCGTCACGGTATCGCCGCCCCGGCCGGTAATCAGATCGCCGCGCAGCTGCGTGCCGCCGGACAGATCGACGCTGTCGTCGCCCTTGTGGCTACGGACGCTGTCGTTGATGTCTTGCGCAACCAGATCCATCTGATCGGCCCCCCATGTGCCTGCGGGGGCCTTGGCCACATCCAGATCGCGGGCGGCGGCGACAAAGGGGTCGTCCTGCACCATGTCCACATCGGTCGTGCGTTCGATGATATCAGCCAGCCCACCGGCTATGACCTGGGCGATGATCTCGGGGCCTAAGGCGGGATCAAGCTGACCAAAGGTTTCATCGGCTGCGCGGGTGCGAATGAACTGCTCGGCGACGATATAGGTGAAAAGCGGGCCAAGCTGCGCACCCTCAACCGCGTCTTCGGCCAAGCCCCCAACCCAAAGGGGAACATCCTGAACGCTGTCGAACACACTGGCAAATTGCGCCTGAAGGGCAGGATCGGCGGTGATGATGCTGAAATCATCCGGGTCCAACGTATCGGGGGCGATATCCCCCAACAGGGCCGCGCGCGTATCTACATAGTTTTGCAGGCCGTGGTCCTGACCGCGCAGCAGGTTCAGCGCCACAAGGGAAAAGCCGCTGACTCCGGTCGGTGTTTCAAGAAAAAAATTCAGATCATCAACGACTTGCGTATCAAGTTCCTGGGTCGTGTTGCCCAGCATTCCACGGATCAGCGGATCAATGCCGCCATCCTCGACGATTCCGTGATCAAAAAACGCCTCCATCAGGCCCGGCGATCCACCTGTCGCCTGCGTGCCATCATCGTCCAGACGGTCCAGCACCGATGAAATCATGGTGTGGCCAAAGCGAAAGGCGGCGGTGGAAAATTCGACGCTGATCTGGCCATCTGCCTCGGGGTCGTAGTCATAATCTTCGGGAACCGCGTCGCCCACCAGATGTGGCAACCATTGATCATAGGTCACCTTCTGGATTTCAAATTCGACGATGCTGCGTGCGCCTTTGAACAATTGTTGGTCATCCCAGTCGGGATGGGCCTGTGCCAATTGCTCGGCCCAGTAATTGTGTTCGCGCGCCATCATCGTTTGTAGCGACAGCAGGTTGGGGTTTTCATTCGCGCGCACATCGCCCGCCAGATAGACCGGATCATCTGACGTGATATCGCCCGCCATCTCCGTCTGTGGCGTGGCCTTGGGCAGCAGACCGTTGTCAGAGGAATTATCGAACGACAGCTTGAGCTTGCCCCCCTCGAAGCTGCGCACATCCTCGTTTCGCGCGGCCGATGAGCCGTAGATCTGGCTACCATCAAGCTGCCATGTGATCGTGTTGAGCGGCACGCGCGGATCGTCCGTGCCCCCGGCAAAGGCAGAACGTGGCACCGGCGCGACCAGACCCTCGGCCGTCATCATTTCGCCATTGCCTTCGGGGGTCAGCGCCAGATCGTGGTCAATAAACTGACCCCAGATCGTAAACATATTCGACAGACCAGCGCCATTGGCCATATCG
This portion of the Octadecabacter sp. SW4 genome encodes:
- a CDS encoding peroxidase family protein: MPILTDAESQIRLTEANYGDGLGTLAGDLDPVAISQLLFDQDGDMANGAGLSNMFTIWGQFIDHDLALTPEGNGEMMTAEGLVAPVPRSAFAGGTDDPRVPLNTITWQLDGSQIYGSSAARNEDVRSFEGGKLKLSFDNSSDNGLLPKATPQTEMAGDITSDDPVYLAGDVRANENPNLLSLQTMMAREHNYWAEQLAQAHPDWDDQQLFKGARSIVEFEIQKVTYDQWLPHLVGDAVPEDYDYDPEADGQISVEFSTAAFRFGHTMISSVLDRLDDDGTQATGGSPGLMEAFFDHGIVEDGGIDPLIRGMLGNTTQELDTQVVDDLNFFLETPTGVSGFSLVALNLLRGQDHGLQNYVDTRAALLGDIAPDTLDPDDFSIITADPALQAQFASVFDSVQDVPLWVGGLAEDAVEGAQLGPLFTYIVAEQFIRTRAADETFGQLDPALGPEIIAQVIAGGLADIIERTTDVDMVQDDPFVAAARDLDVAKAPAGTWGADQMDLVAQDINDSVRSHKGDDSVDLSGGTQLRGDLITGRGGDTVTASSGDIHGDIRTGDGDDRVTLTGTARVGGNIRTGAGNDVVTLSDMAGVARDIITGAGADTVTLTGRATVGDDIRTGGGDDTVKIAVGASVDGAVRLGGGDDTLTLAAGAQVGKISGGAGQDTLGMTGGRFRVDWGNGGPEGGNGTIVYLNADGTETGETTAFRSIEMVTCFTPTTRIIAAGGIRQIEGLQIGDQVWTLDAGLQPIRWIGQVTVPANGPFTPIRIAAGALGNSRDLTVSPQHRMMLEGWQVELHCGAGEVLAPAKGLVNDTTIRPAPADMVTYIHLMFDSHQIVMAEGIPSESFHPGQQALSAMDHTTRAEVLALFPELADNPAGYGPSARMGVTVREAQVLRE